The region gtgagcacaaaatcaGCGCtagtgctagggttttccctaataGTGAGAGGTCACTAGAGACTACTTCAGTACTGGTTTACAGTCTGACTCTTCTGGCGGTTAATTTGTTAGGATGTAGTTCTGTTTCTGCTGTAAATGTGAATGTAGAGCAACTGCGTAGCACTCTAATTATTGTGCGGTCTGTCATTACCCGGGTCCTAGTTGTGTTGTGGAATTGGTTGCCCTGGTTGTATTTGGATTTCCAACTAATCGGTGAAGCTAGTATTAAGAGCTCGAAGTTTACTCTACAGAGCGAATGTTCACATGCAAAAACTTAAATATCGGTGCAAATGTCCAAGAGAATTCTAACAATCTATTCATTAGAACAGTTCCTAAATCCCTATCGATACACCAGTCTGGTTGTCGTGCTTGATCTATGCAGTTGGTGGCCAATACTTTTGTTTAGATTTGGGAATGGTGGGGATGTAGACAACCTGATACCAACAGTCTTGTACCTTTGTTATTGTCACAAACTTCTCGTCAGCAGTTTGGTTACTATACTCTTGTCATTGACCCGGCCCACCCCCACTGACTGATGTAGTAACTAGTAAGACGAAGAAAATCGTGCGTTTGGTTCAGGAACCAAATGGAATGGAATGTAAGAAGACGAAGAAAATCAGACCATACCCCAAAAAAAATCAGACCTTCTCCTGATGTTTTGACACTGGAGACAACCATTGCACGGTGCTATGTTTATCCAGATAATTTGAGAATACAAACCTTtaacaatactccctccgttcctaaatataagtctttttagacatgtgtagattcactcattttcctttgtatgtagtcacttgttggaatctctagaacgacttatatttaggaacggagggagtacttgactgTGCAGATCTTATTCAGTTCTTATGGACCGGGCTTATATATGGATCAACTCGAATTATCTCCCGATCATATGATTGGAGGACATGCGTCACAATGTGGGGCTGGGGCATCATGGTGTGACGTCCCACCTTTTCTTGCAGGTGACGAACTGTCTATCTATCTATCGTGCTGTCCTATTTGACGCACATGTAGTGTAGGAACTACCACCTTCACCAAGAAGCAAGTGCGTGAGAACTGAGATTCATATAACCAAGGGCACTCGTAAATATAGATAAGAGTATCTCTTGTTTTTCCTTTTCATTTCCTTCAATGAATTAATAAACACGCGTATAGCACGTCAAAATGGATCTCTGCCAGCTACATGGTCCGGCAGTTTTCGGGTTGTTCCTCGCAGACTACCATGTGCGGCGCCTGGTACTGGTGGTGGTAGTAGCTGGGCGGGTAGTAGCACGGCGGCGAGTTCACGGGCACGGGCACGGCCGGCATCGGGtcatccttcttcttctcctccggcTTCTTCACCTCCTCCACCTTGATGATTTGGACGTGGCCGAGCTTCTTGCGGAGGCAGCTGACGAGGCACACCGGGTCGACGCCGTCGCCGACCACCTCCAGCTGGTCCCTGGCGTTGCCGGTTATGCCCATGGacgtcaccccggctgctctggcgGCCAGCATCAGTAATTTGGACCGGCTCTTGTCGCACGACATGCTCAACTGGATGACAATCTTTTGCTGCAACAAGGAGAAAAGCCATGGATCAATCTTCAGAGTAATGTATCGACTGCTGAAAATTAAGACCCTAGACAAGGCAACAGGAGAGGTAAACAAAAAATAGGAGCATAAACTGAATAGGGTTCCTCACCTTCATTGCTTGCTGCTGGGTTGCTAGATGCCTGTGAAGGAGAAGCAGGAGCGCGATGGGGAAATGTTGGTGTTCGAGGCGAGGCTAGAACACGtcttcttcggtacaacccccctgGACACATCAACGGTCGAGATTAGAAGATACCCCTTCGTGAGGATAAGTGAGTAGGGGTAGGATGAAAAATTTAGTTTGGGGCGGCGTACCAAGGCGTAGCGAGGCGCATGACCGTACGTGGCCGTACGGCCCGCTGTACGCCCGTACATGGGCGGTGTACGCCGCATGAGGAGAAGGGCGGGCCCACACGTACTAACCCTAATTAGATTAATACATTAATCCCGAGGCGGTACGGCGTGCGAAGCCATTAACGCCGGCGCAGTGAGACGTCCCGTCGGCGGCGTCGATTCACACGCCACCGCCCGACGCCCGCCTGCGCACGCCACCGCTTGACCGCCCGCGCACGCCGACGCCTGGCCTCCTGCGCCTTTGACAGCTCGGCATTAATTGCCGGCACCGATTCGCACgccgccgcctggccttctgcgccCTTGACCGCTCGGCTGTCCCGGCATTGATCGCCGgcacccaccccgcccaccacgcCTATAAAAAGCGCCTCGCCCCGCCGCGGCTCTCACACGGCCCCTCGCCTCCCCTCTCCTTCTCCCCCTGCCGCCGGTGTCGCCCCTCTTGCGCCCTACCTCTCCCTCTCGCCGGCGATGGCCCGCTCCACCTTGACcctcgaggaggcggaggagctcgCCCACTTTGTCATCCCCGCCGCTCCCGACGTGTGCCTCCTGGCGAGGTGCCGCCTGAGCGTCGACGGCGCGCCGGTGGCGCCGGTGCCCGAGGTCGGCACCCACCTCTTCGCCCGCGCCGTCTGCCTGTACCGGGCGCGCCTCTCGCCGGAGGAGCTCGCCGACCCCCAGTACGCCCCCAACAACCCCGGCTGGGCGGACCGCCTCGCCGACGACCACCTGCGCCGCCTCCACGCGTACGCCGGCCCGCGCCCGCTGACGAAACACAACCGCGCGCGGCGGCATCAACTCTGCGATGGGCGCACGTTCGAGGAGGCCGTCGCGCCGTACCGCGCGCAGGCGGCCGCCGGCGCCGTGCCCGCTCCGCCGGGGCACGGCTACATGCTGTTCCGCCGCGGCGAGGCTCGGTCCACCCGCAAAACCGTGGGCGCGCACATGAACGTCGGCCCGCGCCCGGCGCCGCGCGGGCCCCTCGCCGGTGACCGTGGCGCTGACCGCCTCGGCAGCGGCGATCGTTGCACGCGCGCGCGGGAATGCGCCGGGTCCAGCCGCGCCCCTCCGCCAGAGCCGGCGTTGCTGGCCGAATACAGGCGTCTGGCGGCGGAGGCCGGCGACCCGGAGGACATGCCGGGCTGCCTGACGATGATCCGGGAGTCGGAGAACGCGCCGATGCCGCCACCCCTCGTGCAGGAGAACATGCAGCTCGCCCCGGGCGCCGTCCACCCGAAGGACCCGCCGGACTTCCCCGGCTACCACGCCGCTGTGGCCGACTCGATGGCTGCGCCGGCCACGCCAGCCGCGCCAGTGGTGGACCTGGACGACAACAGCAGCGATGACGGTGACGACGGCGACGGGCTCTACGACGAGATCGACTTTGGCAGCGTCGAGGACGAGtagtttagtttaggttatttTTTAAATAACGTTTAGTAATGTTTAATTATTTTCCTAATGTTATTTAGTTTAGTCAAGTTTAATTTCTAATATTATGTAAAAtatttatgaaaactatgatgaaatatcGAGTGTGTTTGCATGGTTTTAAATTATTGTTTGCAAATTGAATGTTCGAATTAATACTATTATGTTTGCAAAAAAAGTTTGAAAATTAGgatagaaaataaaaaataaaaaaagaggacaGCTAAATATTATTAGCAAAATAGAATGAATATAAATTTTAAAAACAGAAATGAGTTAAACTTAgaaataaaaaaatctaaaaatttggAAAGGAAATAAAAAACGAAACAAAGGTGGAAAATAAATAATAGTATCAAAAACAATGAAATTGTTCTCTTAAAATAAATTAGAACAGAAGTAATGTTGTATTGAAAAATTATAAAaatgaaacaaaataaataaaaatgaagcAATAAAAATATTAAATAATATTAGGAAAATAGATTGAATGAAAATAAATTTTTTTAAAAATGAGTTAAACTTTGAATGCAAAAAAAACAATAGGAAAGGAAATAAAAAATGAAACAAAGGTGGAAAATAAATAATAGTACCAAAAATAATGAAAATGTTCtgttaaaaaaattaaaattaaaagagaAGTAATGTTGAACtgaaaaaattataaaaatgaAACAAAGTACATAAAAATGAAGCAATAAAAATATGAAATAATATTAGCAAAATAGATAGAAtgaaaataatttttaaaaacaAAAATGAGTTAAACAttaggaaagaaaataaaaaacgtaACAAAGGGCGTAGAGGGATgttgtgggccggctgggccgcctTTGAGAGGCGCGCACGGGCGATACAGGGCGCAGAGGCGGAGGGGGCGGTGTGCGCCGTAGTTTTTAGTTCCACTTCGCCCGTCGAAGGGCGCCCTGACCGGCTTAAATAGGCGGTCCCATGCACCCTACCAGATAAGATAGTTATTAAAAATATGGATTGACTTTGCACTGCCCGGGCAGCGCTACCGCCGCTGCACGAACATCGTTACACTGTCCGGACAGTTGTAGTAGTGTTACCTGAGCATTGTAAACTCAAATCATATATTTAGTATCTATCTTATTTTTGATAGTTTAGCACTTTACGCAAGTTTGTTTCATTAATACCTATATTTTTATAAAATTTGTCACACCTGATTTAAATTTTGCATGTGAGTCAGTATGCCCACTCCCACACGGAATCCAATAAGTGAGCATATTTCGAAACGAAGAGCACATTGCTTCACGTCCGGTCAGTGTTTTACGTTTTTTGACcgaaaaaattatagaaaattcTAAAAGTGGCAAAAAGCCACGAAACTTGTCATGCATCCTAGTCATGACGATACAACATTAGAGAAAAAAATTGGGCTTATTTGAAGGATGTCGAAAAAAACTCATTTTTGCACGAGGCCTTTGCTCTAATTTAAAATTAATAATAATTTTTCTTATAATTTAAAATTAATAATGTTTTGGAAAATACTCTTCTTAAAAAACACTACTTGATATGAAATTTATTAAGTAGTTATGTTAAAAACAATACTAAATATAAAATTTATTATGTAATTACATTAGAAAACTACTTAATATAGAACTAGTTAATATAGAAAACGTCAACccaattttattatttattttataattAAGAATAATAAGTTGTTTATTATAAATTATAAGTATTAATAATCaattatttgaaaataattgattaTGACTTTTTCGTTACTGCCTAACATTTTTGAGTTTATTAAAAAAATATAATGAGAAGTTGCTATATTAAAAGCACTACTTAAGGTAAAACGTACTGTAACCCCAGACTGACACCTTTTTGACGATGAACATGGACGAAACACACCAAATTTTTGCGtgcgcgtgtgagtgacccccaccgGCTCGCACGCCTATTTTCGACAGAATCGGAGTACGAATGCAAGTTGCGTCACGTCGGGAGACCTTTTTTGGGTATTTCCACGGAGAAAAACGTAGAAAATGCATGGACTGTCGAAACACACCCCAATTTTGCAGGCGTGCTTCCGTGGCATCATGTTGCGTGTCAAGAAAACATGGCGGCGTTTCATGGATTTGCGAGAGGGAACACCTACTTCAGGCATGTAACCCCTGACCGACACCTCATGTTTGTACTGTGACTATGTGCCAACATGGACGAAACGCACCCAATTTTGCGtgcgcgtgtgagtgacccccaccgGTTCGCACGCCTATTTTCGACAGAATCGGAGTACGAACGCAAGTTGCGTCACGTCGGGAGGCCCTATTTGGGTATTTCCACGGAGAAAAACATAGAAAATGCATCGATTTGCAGGCGTGCTTCCATGGCATCATGTTGCGTGTCAAAAAAAATATGACGGCATTtcatggaaaatataaaaaaaataaaaaacaaaaatataaaaagTCCCATATTGCGGACGGAGTTACTTACGAAGATTAATGTGAATTATTGCTGTGACACTCCATGATTATGGAGTGCCAGAGCATAATTTACGTTAACCTCCTTAAGTGATACAGCCACACTAGAGGACTTGACATTGCAAGCAGAGTATGGTATTTAAACAGGTGAATTAGCATGACGagaagcaatgtgggactaaacattagcatGTTCGGCGGTGGCCGCCGTCACTATAGGTTGGGCGCTATAGGTTTGGCGGTATCGGGCCTGGCCCAATCGGCGAACTAATTTGTTTGTTCCTTATCCATCGCCGTATACCGCCACGCACGGCGGAACCCTATCCAAACTACTCGCCCCCGTACGCCGCCCCGTGCCCCCAGTCGCCCTACCACGATCGCCCTAAGGCGCAACGACCTCGCCGCACGTGCAGCGCCCTCCATCGCCGTCCACAGTCAACGGTGCTCGTTGGCACAGACTGCCCCACGCCCGCAGGCGTAGATCGCCGATGTTCGGCTGCCTACTTTCGGCTCCGCCACAGCCGTTGTTCGGCGGCTGTCGCCCGAATTAAGGTCATGTGTCCCGCCTCAAACTATTTCTATCGATGCTATTGCGTAATCATATGTATTAATAGGAAAATATTAACATGCAGTATGGACATCGATGGTGTGATTCCATGTTCCATAGAGAAGTGGATAAGTCTCGTTGAAAAATTTACCACCGCTCAGCGATTTAGGTTCTACGTAACAGGCTTGGAAGAGATGTTGATCATTCTGTCAGTACAAATGAGAGATtttttgctgcattttatgatgttAGGTTATAACCCAAACAGCAAAAAAATTATGATACAAGAAGATAGTGGCAGTAAAGGCCTTATTTCACTTAGACCGGACGATGTGTTTTCAATATTTGGGTTTAAGAATGAAGGTGAGGATGTTTTTGGCATTCTTGCGACGGAAGGAAAAGAGTTAATAAAGAAAATTCCTATTCAGTACGTTCACAAAAAAAATGGTCACATAATGATAGATGACTTGATTGAAAAAATTGTGAGGAGTAAATCCGCCGATGATGAAATTCTTCGGATGGTTGTTCTTGTTTTGCTGGGGACCATTATTGCGCCCATGTCGGCTGTCTCCATACCAAAGGAGTACTACGCGTTGGTGCATGACGTGAAGCGGATAAGCACGTTGAATTTTAACGTGTTCACTTTGCGAACTTGTTTGACGCAGATTGGTAAACTCAAGCAGGACGGCCGTGTGAGGCAATGGCCATGTGGCAACCTAGCCCTACTCTAGGTATGCTATTAATTAATACTATTTCATATTCCTTTAATTTATGCGTTCGTAACTTATTTTTTCATGTGTTTTGTAGTACTTATATTGGGAGAAGGTGCAGCCAACCACCGGCCCGAAAAATGACCGTTGTCGTTGCAAGTTCCCCTAATGAAAATTTGGACTGAATCTAAAGCGGAGAAACGAGACAAGTACGACCTGGAAAATGGTCGTGGCCATGGATTGGTAATATTATAATGCTTATTTAGTAGTACGTTGATTATGCATTGAGAATGTTATGTACTgatgttgtcatcgcatactcactttgACGATTGATGACTGCATTACGAAGGAGTATAGAATGAAAAAACTTGCAGATGAACAAGCTGAAAGCAGTAAGAAACATAGTAGCCGAAAGTCATCCGTTACGGGAAAGAAAAAAGTGGACAATGTGTCCGAGGTCCCTGCTAATCTAAAGCCTTTTATGGACCGGGTTATGAATGATATGAAGGAAATTTGTAAGGAATTGTTTCGTATGCCAGAGTTATGCGCATAGGTAAAAATGTAACAACTCTGATATGCACTTTATTAAACTCGATAAATTGATAAAAAGATATAACATGTGACTGAGCTTACTTTTGCAGAGATTGTTAGAGAAAATGAATAAATCGGGTGTACGATATAACCGGGCAcaatggcagaggaggaagaaaatCTGTATGGACAGAATAGTGAGTCCAGGTATGAAAACAAGTATCTAAAAAAGAATGTCAGTATGATGACAAACACACACCTATTGGCCGAAATGGCAGTGGGCATTATGATTTGGATTCTGAAGAAGGGGATTCGTTCAAATTCAGTACTGGTCACTTGAGTAGCTTTAAAGGTGAGAAGGAGGATCCTATAGATGTCCCGGAGCAGTCAGAAAAAAAGAAGCATCATCTCGAAAAACCGATGAAATAGAAGCTACAAGATGGCAAGTGCAACAAAATGAGCAAGAAGTGTCACAGGCCGTGTCAGATGGTAATAGCGAGATAGAAGAGAAGAAGGACGTGATTCCAGGGAAGCGAAAGCGGTGTGCGTCAAAGTACACGAAATCTCCTTATGTTAAAAAGAGTCCGAGAAAACGTGCAAAATGTTCCACGAAAAACGAGTAAGTTAAACATGCtatgaatatatttttgaaaattatgtagtacaaatttgtactttaACTCTGTTTACTTGTGTTGTAGAACTGTTTAATGAAACAACCCCTCAATTTGATCATTCTGTGGATGATATGATGCGTGCCGCTGTGCAGTACGTGAAAGCATACGAGCACTCACCAAAACATAAGAACCATGAAATATT is a window of Triticum dicoccoides isolate Atlit2015 ecotype Zavitan chromosome 2B, WEW_v2.0, whole genome shotgun sequence DNA encoding:
- the LOC119360968 gene encoding disease resistance protein Pik-1-like, producing MKQKIVIQLSMSCDKSRSKLLMLAARAAGVTSMGITGNARDQLEVVGDGVDPVCLVSCLRKKLGHVQIIKVEEVKKPEEKKKDDPMPAVPVPVNSPPCYYPPSYYHHQYQAPHMVVCEEQPENCRTM